A window of the Bombus huntii isolate Logan2020A chromosome 8, iyBomHunt1.1, whole genome shotgun sequence genome harbors these coding sequences:
- the LOC126868190 gene encoding uncharacterized protein LOC126868190 isoform X5, whose product MVVSHREGSISSNIRAIIEQLNLNPVETRRLIDRTKQDGARCKGYQGVQPTAKISIGVYGCKEKVEYEIPAPIRRVCRLEDRPRPKQETGQRKILCSINNEAAENDAVEDKIEDKEFGSIRSACKIEDRPRPKPESRRTIPQAMKEQSVRAEDTIEDKAEDESTGSVRSSCRIEDRPRSKPETRQRIPPIIKDASPRIEETIEGSKSPKDTIDHIIPVAKEDLPQLESASLNHTAAHHRIAVRPKNRRPPRRTGSQAANTSTSTITTIAEDSLDSLDQQTVSVNSNASSPTEPKNVSITRKSSSRLSRTSDIFEQLEAKLPRKPPSVASLSPDSLDAVTASRASVEVNDDLEKQPEVRSIVRKASNRTPKNTEMFEELESKLPRRRSSNRLSKSPDSLEVAPSWFSKSTEGFDKLMEYEQAKPVTRRLLNPISKSIDRVSKSSDSLEAIEALASDESIERRRSSFELRARRSSKNISKSSENFEVLEQTQIGTETVQELQKRSSISDINLSRGRRLSKSTSKSSEDFERIEISESKDEGENIGDSFGKCCRRSSKRMSSESSDNLESDDRLENRRIRRTPKRIPSTSYVDIVPTDDGEEEKRPITVRKPARLQKSSESSELGSTDTLDSERRNKSSESTETLDSLERDLDQDRKHEDLADAVADRRDKNDPWTNKPLMTSHSEQISMADGTEDSKSLISPDKFYWRQSSESKENIDIHQLLAITIVTRMADNGNNQRSSVIYPKKKQQITTSQPTSPVAKQEDNKMIFDNLLVSKNDEDLQNMLNGNISEVSTDTKSFKEKLIMFEKLGK is encoded by the exons ATGGTGGTGTCTCACCGCGAGGGCAGCATCTCGTCGAACATACGGGCGATAATCGAGCAGCTGAATCTGAATCCGGTAGAGACGAGACGGCTTATCGACCGGACGAAACAGGATGGCGCGCGATGCAAGGGTTACCAGGGAGTGCAACCGACGGCGAAGATCAGCATCGGCGTGTACGGGTGCAAGGAGAAGGTCGAGTACGAGATACCCGCCCCGATTAGGCGCGTGTGCAGGTTGGAAGATCGACCGAGACCGAAACAGGAAACCGGCCAGCGAAAGATCCTCTGCTCGATTAACAATGAGGCTGCCGAGAACGATGCGGTCGAG GACAAGATCGAGGACAAGGAGTTCGGGTCGATAAGATCGGCGTGCAAAATCGAGGATCGGCCAAGACCAAAGCCAGAGAGCAGACGTACAATCCCTCAGGCGATGAAAGAGCAATCCGTTCGAGCTGAAGATACGATCGAG GATAAAGCGGAGGATGAGTCGACAGGATCTGTTAGATCTTCGTGCAGGATCGAGGATCGACCACGCTCGAAGCCGGAAACGAGACAGAGGATCCCGCCGATAATCAAAGACGCGAGTCCACGAATCGAGGAGACGATCGAG GGCTCAAAATCGCCAAAGGACACGATCGATCATATTATACCTGTGGCCAAAGAAGATTTAC CGCAACTGGAAAGCGCCAGTTTGAACCATACAGCGGCACATCACCGAATTGCGGTTCGACCCAAAAACCGGAGGCCTCCGAGGCGTACTGGCTCTCAAGCTGCCAACACATCCACGTCGACGATCACGACCATAGCGGAGGATTCGTTGGACAGCTTGGACCAGCAAACGGTCAGCGTGAACAGCAATGCGTCTTCACCGACTGAACCGAAGAACGTGTCTATCACGAGGAAATCTTCGAGTAGATTGTCGCGTACGTCGGACATTTTCGAGCAACTGGAAGCTAAACTTCCTAGAAAGCCACCTAGCGTGGCCTCTTTATCCCCGGATAGCCTGGACGCCGTGACTGCCTCGAGAGCGAGCGTCGAGGTGAACGACGACTTGGAGAAGCAGCCAGAAGTTCGATCGATCGTCAGGAAAGCGTCGAATCGAACACCAAAGAATACAGAGATGTTCGAAGAGCTGGAATCGAAGCTACCTCGAAGGAGATCCTCCAACAGATTGTCGAAATCGCCTGACAGTTTAGAAGTGGCTCCCAGTTGGTTCTCCAAATCTACGGAAGGCTTCGACAAATTAATGGAGTACGAACAAGCGAAACCCGTGACTCGAAGACTGCTAAACCCAATCTCGAAGTCGATCGATCGCGTATCCAAGTCTTCCGACAGCCTAGAAGCGATAGAGGCGTTAGCCAGCGACGAATCCATCGAACGTAGGAGGAGCAGCTTCGAGTTGCGCGCTCGCAGATCCTCCAAGAACATATCAAAGTCGTCGGAGAATTTCGAGGTTTTGGAGCAAACGCAGATTGGAACGGAGACTGTTCAAGAACTGCAGAAGAGGAGTAGCATTTCGGATATCAATCTGTCTCGGGGAAGAAGGTTATCAAAGAGTACGTCCAAGTCGTCGGAAGATTTCGAGAGGATCGAGATAAGCGAGTCGAAAGACGAGGGGGAAAATATCGGAGATAGTTTCGGGAAATGCTGCAGGAGATCCTCGAAACGTATGTCGTCCGAAAGCTCTGACAATTTGGAGTCGGATGACAGATTGGAAAACAGGAGAATCAGAAGAACACCAAAAAGAATACCGAGCACCAGTTACGTGGACATCGTCCCAACGGACGAtggagaggaagagaaaagacCGATCACGGTTAGGAAACCAGCCAGGCTTCAGAAATCGTCTGAAAGCTCGGAGCTTGGCAGTACGGATACGTTGGATTCTGAGAGGAGGAATAAGTCGTCGGAGAGTACCGAAACTTTGGACAGTTTGGAGAGAGATTTGGATCAGGATAGAAAACACGAAGATCTCGCGGACGCTGTTGCGGATAGACGCGACAAAAAT GATCCTTGGACCAATAAACCTCTAATGACGTCGCATTCGGAACAAATTTCAATGGCGGACGGCACGGAGGACTCCAAATCCTTGATCTCACCGGACAAATTCTACTGGCGCCAATCATCGGAATCGAAGGAGAACATCGACATTCATCAATTATTAGCCATCACGATAGTTACCAGAATGGCCGACAACGGCAATAACCAACGAAGCTCTGTGATTTATCCTAAGAAGAAGCAACAGATCACCACGTCACAGCCTACCTCGCCAGTCGCTAAACAAGAAGATAACAAGATGATCTTCGACAATCTCCTCGTTAGTAAGAACGACGAAGATTTGCAAAACATGTTAAACGGCAATATATCCGAAGTATCCACGGACACGAAGAGTTTCAAGGAGAAACTAATCATGTTCGAGAAACTCGGCAAATGA
- the LOC126868200 gene encoding glucosidase 2 subunit beta, which produces MIIFSYSGQRIERNIITMNNCGIHLMFFLSVNLLILLGHVAGSKVLQIRGIPNAKSSLYPSDRDFQCLDGSLIIPFSHVNDNYCDCADGSDEPGTPACTNGSFYCENSGHKPRYIPSTWVNDGVCDCCDASDEYSSGKECLNNCNELGKEARLEQQKAEELIREGNKIRMEMIAKGKQLKTDYQARLVKLRSEYEEAELVKKEKELLKTQAEERERAALEKYKPAESEQSVAQEGEEDEELHESDAEDYFKLLDSDNSGTVTIAELQTRVTFDKDRNGVVTEEEAMYFLNNQKEVNLQDFIDSVWPNAKVFLMLEQGMFKPASQKEEGEDEEDEEGEIHEPAGEISEQEKVEVDGTEADEVAGKEQLKPEESQVQYDEETQTLIDEATAARENFEKAEKSVNELLTEIREFEEKLDRDFGVDNEFIPLDGECFDYTNLEYVYTLCMFSRATQRSKSGGSDINLGHWNDWSGPEGQRYSKMKYDSGLSCWNGPARSTIVNLSCGKENKLVSVTEPSRCEYAMEFSTPVVCNANLESANTHDEL; this is translated from the exons atgataatattttcatacagTGGACAGAGAATCGAAAGGAATATTATCACGATGAATAATTGCGGCATACACCTGATGTTTTTTCTATCAGTTAATCTGTTGATTCTATTGGGCCACGTAGCCGGTTCTAAGGTGTTGCAAATTCGTGGGATACCTAACGCGAAAAGTTCGCTTTATCCATCGGATCGTGACTTCCAGTGCCTTGATGGAAGCCTAATAATACCATTTTCACATGTAAATGATAATTATTGTGATTGCGCGGATGGCAGTGATGAGCCCGGTACGCCTGCCTGCACAAACGGCTCATTTTACTGCGAAAATTCGGGTCATAAACCTCGCTATATACCATCCACCTGGGTAAACGACGGTGTTTGCGACTGTTGCGATGCCAGTGACGAATATAGCTCAGGCAAGGAATGCTTAAATAATTGTAATGAACTTGGGAAGGAAGCCAGGTTGGAGCAACAAAAGGCAGAAGAGTTGATAAGGGAAGGTAACAAGATAAGGATGGAAATGATTGCTAAAGGCAAACAATTAAAGACAGATTATCAAGCACGCTTAGTTAAATTACGTTCAGAATACGAAGAAGCAGAACTTGtaaagaaggagaaggaatTATTGAAGACTCAAGCGGAGGAACGCGAAAGAGCTGCTTTAGAAAAGTACAAGCCAGCTGAATCAGAACAATCTGTAGCACAAGAGGGAGAAGAGGATGAAGAATTACACGAGTCAGATGCAGAGGATTATTTTAAACTACTAGACTCCGATAATAGTGGTACTGTAACAATTGCAGAGCTTCAAACTAGGGTGACGTTTGACAAAGACAGGAATGGAGTTGTAACCGAAGAAGAGGCAATGTATTTCTTAAATAATCAGAAGGAAGTCAATCTTCAAGATTTTATTGATTCAGTATGGCCAAATGCAAAGGTCTTCCTAATGTTAGAACAAG GGATGTTTAAACCAGCAAGTCAGAAAGAGGAGggagaagacgaagaagatgaagaaggAGAGATTCACGAGCCAGCGGGTGAAATATCTGAGCAAGAAAAAGTTGAAGTTGATGGCACAGAGGCAGATGAAGTTGCAGGCAAAGAACAGCTGAAACCTGAGGAATCTCAAGTGCAGTACGACGAAGAAACGCAAACTCTCATAGATGAAGCAACAGCTGCACGTGAGAATTTCGAAAAAGCGGAAAAATCCGTGAATGAACTGTTAACGGAAATCAGAGAGtttgaagaaaaattagaTCGTGACTTCGGCGTTGACAATGAATTCATACCTCTAGACGGCGAATGTTTCGATTATACCAATTTGGAATATGTTTACACCTTGTGCATGTTTTCGAGAGCGACGCAGAGATCGAAATCTGGCGGTAGCGACATTAACTTAGGTCACTGGAACGATTGGAGCGGACCGGAAGGTCAAAGGTATTCGAAGATGAAATACGACTCTGGCCTCAGTTGTTGGAACGGACCTGCGCGTTCTACCATTGTCAATCTCAGCTGTGGTAAAGAAAATAAACTAGTTTCAGTGACTGAACCTAGCCGGTGCGAGTACGCTATGGAATTTTCCACGCCAGTTGTATGCAATGCGAATCTGGAATCCGCTAATACACATGacgaattataa